Proteins encoded in a region of the Flammeovirga yaeyamensis genome:
- a CDS encoding DUF2939 domain-containing protein: protein MNKKIVFALLAILILGAGVGFYVYNLKDTPEVTFLEIKHAIDNKDIDSFNEYVDLDNVLNSIVDQYVNYQMNKNQGQLDIATGFMAMMKPAIVSTVKEQVEKGIKSGDINIPNTIEGVSGDVVGLLALAKGNGANYKGIKSSEVNDSQAVLTLQIQLDNTDVVNDLVVKMRKVDDHWQIYDIQKLGEILDTYLQSQQ from the coding sequence ATGAATAAGAAAATTGTTTTTGCACTTCTTGCGATTTTAATTTTAGGTGCTGGAGTGGGTTTTTATGTTTATAATCTAAAAGATACACCCGAAGTTACTTTTCTAGAAATTAAACATGCTATAGACAATAAGGATATTGATAGCTTTAATGAATATGTTGACTTAGACAATGTTTTAAATTCAATTGTTGATCAATATGTAAATTATCAAATGAACAAAAACCAAGGACAATTAGATATTGCCACTGGTTTTATGGCCATGATGAAACCGGCTATTGTTTCTACAGTGAAAGAACAAGTTGAAAAAGGTATAAAAAGTGGCGACATCAATATACCAAATACAATAGAAGGTGTTAGTGGAGATGTTGTTGGTTTACTTGCTTTAGCTAAAGGTAATGGTGCCAATTATAAAGGTATAAAAAGTAGTGAGGTGAATGATTCACAAGCAGTACTCACCTTGCAGATTCAATTAGATAATACAGATGTTGTGAATGATCTCGTCGTTAAAATGAGAAAAGTTGATGATCATTGGCAAATTTATGATATACAGAAATTAGGTGAGATTTTAGATACCTATTTACAGTCTCAACAATAA
- a CDS encoding 3-hydroxyacyl-CoA dehydrogenase family protein, protein MKNISVIGSGTMGNGIAHVFAQSGYKVSLVDISSDALEKALKTIGKNLDRLIAKEKITEETKQSTLQNLTTYTDLKEGVSNADLVVEAASENIDIKLSIFKQLDEFTPDHCILSSNTSSISITKIGAVTQRPEKVIGMHFMNPVPMMKLVEVINGYLTSKETTDAVVEMSKSIGKVPVPANDYAGFVANRILMPMINEAIISLQNGVAGVEEIDTIMKLGMAHPMGPLQLADFIGLDVCLSIMRVLQDGLGDDKYAPSPLLVNMVEAGILGVKSGEGFYDWVEGNNKALVVSKRFKS, encoded by the coding sequence ATGAAAAACATCTCTGTCATTGGGTCGGGGACTATGGGTAATGGTATTGCTCATGTTTTTGCACAAAGTGGATACAAAGTTTCACTAGTAGATATATCAAGTGATGCTTTAGAGAAAGCCCTAAAAACAATTGGGAAAAACCTTGATCGTTTGATCGCTAAGGAGAAAATCACTGAAGAGACAAAACAATCAACACTTCAAAATCTCACTACCTATACAGATTTAAAAGAAGGAGTAAGTAATGCTGATCTCGTAGTCGAAGCAGCTTCTGAAAACATCGACATTAAACTGTCTATTTTTAAGCAGTTGGATGAATTTACTCCCGATCACTGTATTCTATCATCGAATACTTCTTCTATATCTATTACTAAGATTGGGGCCGTAACACAACGTCCTGAAAAAGTAATTGGAATGCACTTTATGAATCCTGTGCCAATGATGAAATTGGTGGAGGTAATAAATGGTTACTTAACATCAAAAGAAACCACAGATGCAGTAGTAGAGATGTCGAAGTCTATTGGAAAAGTACCTGTGCCTGCCAACGATTATGCAGGTTTTGTAGCCAATAGAATCTTGATGCCTATGATTAACGAGGCCATTATTTCTTTACAAAATGGTGTAGCAGGTGTGGAAGAAATTGATACTATTATGAAGTTAGGAATGGCTCATCCAATGGGTCCATTACAATTAGCTGATTTCATTGGTCTAGATGTTTGCTTATCCATTATGAGAGTATTACAAGATGGCTTAGGAGATGATAAATATGCACCAAGTCCATTATTAGTGAATATGGTTGAAGCAGGAATTTTAGGAGTAAAATCTGGTGAAGGTTTTTATGATTGGGTAGAAGGCAACAATAAAGCTTTAGTAGTGAGTAAGCGTTTTAAATCATAG
- the lysS gene encoding lysine--tRNA ligase: MQILSEQEVLRREKRQQLMDLGIDPYPAAKFDVNVSAKDILDNFERRPNDYGTITIAGRLMSVREMGKASFVELQDASGRIQVYIARDEICPGEDKTMYNKVFKKLLDRGDFIGIEGFVFKTQVGEISIHAKSLKVLSKSLKPLPAVKLTKDEDGNETVHDAFTDPELRYRQRYVDLVVNKGVKETFLKRTKIINAMRGFFNDHGHLEVDTPVLQAIPGGAAASPFVTHHNALDIPLYLRIANELYLKRLIVGGFDGVYEFSRNFRNEGMDRTHNPEFTAVEIYVAYKDYNWMMEFTEQCLEHVAMAANGTTDAVVGENQISFKAPYRRVTMAEAIMEHTGKDINGKSVEELRVFCDELGIEHDETMGKGKLIDEIFGEKCEGNYIQPTFITDYPVEMSPLCKRHRDNPELTERFELMVNGKEVANAYSELNDPIDQRERFEEQMKLMEAGDDEAMFIDQDFLRALEYGMPPTSGLGIGIDRLVMMLTDNASIQEVLFFPQMRPEKWPEASSEAAWAEIGVEKDLIPVMHKLGFYMTEDLADKAAGKLMNDFIGMKKKLKLKQIPNPSKDLVEGWISKAAAAKA, from the coding sequence ATGCAAATTCTTAGTGAACAGGAAGTACTCCGTAGAGAAAAAAGACAACAATTAATGGATCTTGGGATTGATCCATATCCAGCGGCAAAATTTGACGTAAACGTTTCTGCAAAAGATATCTTAGATAACTTCGAACGCAGACCTAACGATTACGGTACTATTACTATTGCTGGTCGTCTTATGAGTGTTCGTGAAATGGGTAAAGCCTCTTTCGTAGAACTTCAGGATGCATCTGGTAGAATTCAGGTGTATATTGCAAGAGACGAAATTTGTCCAGGTGAAGACAAGACGATGTACAATAAGGTGTTCAAGAAACTTTTGGACCGTGGTGACTTTATTGGCATCGAGGGTTTTGTATTCAAAACTCAAGTTGGTGAAATCAGTATTCATGCGAAAAGCTTGAAGGTTTTATCAAAATCTTTGAAACCGCTTCCAGCTGTTAAGTTAACTAAGGACGAGGATGGTAACGAAACTGTTCACGACGCATTCACTGATCCAGAATTAAGATACCGTCAACGTTATGTTGATTTGGTAGTAAATAAAGGTGTTAAAGAAACGTTCTTGAAAAGAACGAAGATCATTAACGCTATGCGTGGATTCTTCAACGACCATGGTCATTTAGAAGTTGATACGCCAGTTTTACAAGCTATTCCAGGTGGTGCAGCGGCTAGCCCGTTTGTTACTCACCACAATGCTTTGGATATCCCATTGTACTTGAGAATTGCCAATGAGCTTTACTTAAAGCGTCTAATCGTTGGTGGTTTTGATGGTGTTTATGAGTTCTCTAGAAACTTCCGTAACGAAGGTATGGATAGAACGCATAATCCAGAGTTTACAGCAGTTGAAATCTATGTAGCTTACAAAGATTACAATTGGATGATGGAATTCACTGAGCAATGTTTAGAGCACGTAGCAATGGCTGCCAACGGTACAACAGATGCTGTAGTAGGAGAGAATCAAATCTCTTTCAAAGCACCTTACCGTCGTGTAACTATGGCTGAGGCGATTATGGAACATACAGGTAAAGATATCAACGGTAAATCTGTTGAAGAATTACGTGTATTCTGTGATGAGTTAGGCATTGAGCATGACGAAACAATGGGTAAGGGTAAATTGATTGACGAGATCTTCGGTGAGAAATGTGAGGGTAACTATATCCAACCAACTTTCATTACTGACTATCCTGTTGAGATGTCTCCTTTATGTAAGCGTCACCGTGATAATCCAGAATTGACAGAACGTTTCGAATTGATGGTGAATGGTAAAGAGGTAGCAAATGCTTACTCTGAGCTGAATGACCCAATTGATCAAAGAGAGCGTTTTGAAGAGCAAATGAAGTTAATGGAAGCAGGTGATGACGAAGCAATGTTCATCGACCAAGACTTCTTGAGAGCATTAGAATACGGTATGCCTCCAACATCTGGTTTAGGTATTGGTATCGACCGTTTGGTAATGATGTTGACTGATAATGCTTCTATCCAAGAAGTATTGTTCTTCCCTCAAATGCGTCCTGAAAAATGGCCTGAAGCATCTTCGGAAGCAGCATGGGCAGAAATCGGTGTTGAAAAGGATTTAATCCCAGTGATGCACAAATTAGGTTTCTACATGACTGAAGATTTAGCTGACAAAGCAGCAGGTAAACTGATGAACGATTTTATCGGTATGAAAAAGAAATTGAAATTGAAGCAAATTCCTAATCCATCAAAAGATTTGGTTGAAGGCTGGATTTCAAAAGCTGCAGCAGCAAAAGCATAA
- a CDS encoding bile acid:sodium symporter family protein translates to MNNLSTILLGICLAVIMLGMGLSLVPDDFKRIFKKPLAVFLGLFLQIVALPIVAFGIAYALALPSFIAVGLIILAACPGGPTSNLITHLAKGDTALSVSLTAISSFLTILTIPFVINFGTSFFMSQDQTILLDIPDTIKKIMIVSVIPIVLGMTIRKFAPNFASKMAKPTKIASAVILIVMIIGIVVKERDNVIEYFSQAGIATLSLNVITMLMGYGVSRLFKLNKAQATSISIETGIQNGTMAITIAIGIMNRVDLSIAAGVYSLIMFFTSGAIIFFFSRKGAAEEVPAAE, encoded by the coding sequence ATGAATAACTTAAGCACTATTCTGTTAGGCATTTGCTTAGCAGTCATTATGTTGGGCATGGGACTGTCTTTAGTTCCAGACGATTTTAAAAGAATTTTCAAGAAACCATTAGCTGTATTTTTAGGACTGTTTTTGCAAATTGTAGCGTTACCAATTGTTGCCTTTGGTATTGCATATGCATTGGCCTTACCGTCATTTATAGCAGTAGGTCTAATAATTCTTGCAGCTTGTCCTGGTGGTCCAACATCAAATTTGATTACACATTTAGCTAAAGGCGATACAGCACTGTCTGTCTCTTTAACAGCCATATCAAGCTTTTTGACTATCCTTACGATTCCATTCGTAATCAATTTTGGAACATCATTTTTTATGAGTCAAGATCAAACCATTTTATTGGATATTCCTGATACGATTAAAAAGATCATGATTGTGAGTGTCATTCCTATCGTTTTGGGTATGACCATCAGAAAGTTTGCTCCTAATTTTGCATCCAAAATGGCAAAGCCAACGAAAATTGCATCAGCAGTCATCTTAATTGTAATGATCATTGGTATTGTTGTCAAAGAAAGAGACAATGTGATAGAGTATTTCTCTCAAGCAGGAATTGCCACATTATCATTAAATGTGATTACGATGTTAATGGGGTATGGAGTGAGTAGGCTGTTTAAATTAAACAAGGCACAAGCGACTTCTATCTCCATTGAAACAGGAATTCAAAACGGTACTATGGCCATTACTATCGCTATTGGTATCATGAATAGAGTCGACCTTTCGATTGCAGCGGGTGTATATTCTTTAATTATGTTCTTTACATCTGGAGCAATTATATTTTTCTTTTCTAGAAAAGGAGCAGCTGAAGAGGTACCTGCAGCAGAATAA
- a CDS encoding PH domain-containing protein, which produces MGLFNSLMGNVSSHDIEDVKEQFGFVLASDEEFVSAYKLIRDQWIFTNKRLIVIDKQGITGKKAELLSIPYKSIEMFSMETKGNFDADSELKIWTKRLPEPLQTKFGSDKDVKEVYQILSEGTL; this is translated from the coding sequence ATGGGATTATTTAATAGCCTGATGGGTAATGTGTCTTCACATGATATTGAAGATGTAAAAGAACAATTCGGATTTGTCTTGGCTTCTGACGAAGAATTTGTAAGTGCTTATAAATTGATTAGAGACCAGTGGATTTTTACCAATAAGCGCTTGATCGTTATCGATAAGCAAGGCATTACTGGTAAGAAAGCTGAATTGCTTTCTATTCCTTATAAAAGCATCGAAATGTTCTCTATGGAGACAAAAGGTAATTTTGATGCTGACTCTGAATTAAAGATATGGACGAAACGTTTACCAGAACCTTTGCAAACAAAGTTTGGTAGCGATAAAGATGTAAAAGAAGTCTATCAGATTTTATCAGAAGGAACACTTTAA
- a CDS encoding MORN repeat-containing protein — MLNKTLSIFFSFIFLTFSSLHAQDISDNPEKDKYVGQYNGEGKRHGSGTYTWQDGTQYQGKWRNDLMEGRGTLRFANGNKYEGNFFKGQPFGAGVYTWANGDIYKGGFLDGKMHGRGVLITATGERHEGTWVNNQVNGEGQHWYPNGAQYIGEWKNGKRHGKGIMLYPNGDTEQGEWREDEYVPCDCYRESVSVEESYNESEAVFIAKVFEVETTDEGYDRVGMIVSEYWKGALYPKRKVYLRAGYTSCDYVFFENEEYLVYANPYDFDKSLYYPTKCSRTMNLEIPLAQRDIETLRKMTCEFNENDKRKVSFDFTDDPVCGCDGKEYKNPYQAYKNQVGHWWAGTCEEKKKRDEELRKKKYKIKTEVEEEKKEVKEQKQQMYNYVEEE; from the coding sequence ATGTTGAATAAAACTCTAAGTATATTTTTTTCATTTATTTTTTTGACTTTTTCTAGTCTTCACGCTCAAGATATAAGTGATAACCCGGAAAAAGATAAATATGTAGGTCAATACAACGGTGAAGGTAAAAGGCATGGATCCGGTACTTATACTTGGCAAGATGGAACTCAATACCAAGGGAAATGGAGAAATGACCTAATGGAAGGTAGAGGTACACTTCGATTTGCTAATGGAAATAAATACGAAGGGAACTTCTTTAAAGGACAACCTTTTGGTGCTGGTGTTTATACTTGGGCCAACGGCGATATTTATAAAGGTGGCTTCTTAGATGGAAAAATGCACGGAAGAGGTGTGCTTATAACTGCTACTGGTGAAAGACATGAAGGTACTTGGGTAAACAATCAGGTAAATGGTGAAGGTCAACATTGGTATCCGAATGGAGCTCAATATATAGGTGAATGGAAAAACGGTAAAAGACATGGTAAAGGAATTATGCTTTACCCTAATGGAGATACTGAACAAGGTGAATGGAGAGAGGATGAGTATGTACCATGTGATTGTTATAGAGAATCGGTATCTGTAGAAGAATCTTACAACGAATCGGAGGCTGTTTTTATTGCTAAAGTTTTTGAAGTAGAAACAACAGATGAAGGCTATGATAGAGTAGGGATGATCGTTTCAGAATACTGGAAAGGGGCACTATACCCTAAGCGTAAGGTGTACCTAAGAGCAGGTTATACATCTTGCGATTACGTATTTTTTGAGAACGAAGAATACTTAGTTTATGCTAATCCATACGATTTTGATAAATCACTTTACTATCCTACGAAATGTTCTAGGACTATGAATCTTGAAATTCCTCTGGCTCAAAGAGATATTGAAACTTTGAGAAAAATGACCTGCGAATTTAATGAAAATGATAAACGTAAAGTATCGTTTGATTTTACGGATGACCCTGTTTGTGGTTGTGATGGGAAAGAATACAAAAACCCATATCAAGCATATAAAAACCAAGTAGGTCATTGGTGGGCAGGAACTTGTGAGGAAAAGAAAAAGCGTGATGAAGAACTAAGGAAAAAGAAATACAAGATTAAAACTGAAGTTGAAGAAGAGAAGAAAGAGGTGAAGGAACAAAAACAACAGATGTATAATTATGTAGAAGAAGAATAA
- a CDS encoding N-acetylmuramoyl-L-alanine amidase-like domain-containing protein has product MSKQFFATICLLFITFYGKCQVTCSIPNKKAFEVRVDSLNKIDLDSLNQSQKVIKIAQTFLGEPYMEKTLEVDTKKETIVVNFTGFDCTTFVENMIGLSKLYTGEENEKYRTLNHYVSILEHIRYRDGKLNGYTSRLHYLTDWVRNNEAKGILHDITEEIGGETYDKEINFMSTHITAYNQLVDNDSAVAEIRKVEANINKKPLSQIYIKDIAKVEDKIQSGDIIALVCKVKGLDVAHVGLAIRKEDGRIYLLHASQSKGKVVITDKPLAEWLKNSKLNTGITVARLN; this is encoded by the coding sequence ATGTCTAAACAATTCTTCGCCACAATTTGCCTTTTATTTATCACTTTTTATGGGAAGTGTCAAGTTACTTGCAGTATTCCTAACAAAAAAGCCTTCGAAGTGCGTGTCGATTCACTCAATAAAATTGATTTAGACTCTTTAAATCAATCCCAAAAAGTAATCAAAATTGCTCAAACTTTCTTGGGAGAACCCTACATGGAGAAGACACTTGAAGTAGACACTAAGAAAGAAACAATCGTTGTGAACTTTACAGGATTTGATTGTACCACTTTTGTTGAAAACATGATTGGTCTATCAAAATTATATACTGGGGAGGAAAATGAAAAATATAGAACATTGAACCACTATGTTAGTATTCTTGAACACATTCGCTACAGAGATGGCAAGTTGAATGGATATACTTCTAGACTTCATTATTTAACAGATTGGGTAAGAAACAATGAAGCAAAAGGAATTTTACATGATATTACTGAAGAAATTGGTGGAGAAACATATGATAAAGAAATCAACTTTATGAGTACACATATCACTGCTTATAATCAATTAGTTGATAACGATTCGGCAGTGGCAGAAATCCGTAAAGTAGAAGCCAATATCAATAAAAAACCGCTATCTCAAATCTACATCAAAGATATTGCGAAGGTTGAAGATAAAATCCAATCGGGAGATATAATCGCTTTAGTATGTAAGGTGAAAGGTTTGGATGTTGCTCATGTTGGATTAGCGATCAGAAAAGAGGATGGGCGTATCTATTTGCTTCACGCCTCTCAATCAAAAGGAAAAGTAGTCATTACTGACAAACCATTAGCAGAATGGCTGAAAAACAGCAAATTGAATACAGGAATAACTGTTGCGCGACTAAATTAA
- a CDS encoding carboxypeptidase-like regulatory domain-containing protein, which yields MKSIYLFLLGLITCTLLSAQDLKGKLIDKVDNTPIPYANVLIKGKYIGAATNDKGYFRIPIKTESLKDTLEVSCIGYEKKRIPIAKLSLMMVNDIALQSNATELDLVVVKSKIPTVKEIIQNTAKKFKKEFRQTPYLGEFYYAELKYQNDEFISGLEGSGDIYFNEFDQKTYNITAYKGGVYNLLFDQLRENKNHDWNYDETWDFSNLNEKEKRQLEKGGNIKETEDFYRNSNLIQSKLLLGYSWNIIKNGPLFNYNSFEYTLEDLYSQKGSSIYVLSYKSVNPKIQGTGKLYIRENYEVVKIESNDFFIPISKNDFYYIYPYISNRKNSKGNIQFAYRDDRNYIQDIDYQLVYNDPKTKTTYEGHLDIVNFSTTEGYSLNAGNTFRLSDKVALWVDMESPFAEYNGAYWEFRSIDSNKYSELINQKEISYTSLYDKRDSIRVEYNNYFKSRTEEQRQNVAMSDFMKYKQTRELLKRSTYSQQNHKDIKNELKEIRTTYFDPYYFDKQREEISDSLNYHYTFMKQIDESTNILNNLAYHTDYKASNQLLQAVFNNMSDTLFAYKDKLNEDFINENKGNIIALWIEANTIYAENFTDTVKVNNRNHLISVLKHFDLNDPMIYSSPVLAEYIAESIHTQITIVEDDFTSIEKGRFNHQANTNLERFQEINQNVIQNEELQEKVLFEYLSKYHYYNDTLSNAKFNQSVEVFKNTYPTSSQIKELTGLANRRKGFKEIEFPKDISVIDTHGNEFSKRFDDGTYVINLFVSWCGFCKKGLHEDFPAIIEKHKNSNIKFVYLFCDQSDIKWKEEVNKLPITEQVQYYRVTDHNISQLRNTLNVQGYPTQFIVKDGVIIKRITGLKPLILEKELNNLVH from the coding sequence ATGAAATCAATCTACTTATTTTTATTGGGTTTAATTACCTGTACTCTTTTGTCTGCTCAAGATTTAAAAGGTAAACTGATAGACAAAGTTGACAACACCCCTATTCCCTATGCTAATGTTTTAATTAAAGGAAAATATATAGGCGCTGCTACAAATGACAAGGGATATTTTAGAATTCCCATTAAAACTGAAAGTCTTAAAGATACTTTAGAAGTTTCTTGTATAGGTTACGAGAAAAAGCGCATTCCTATAGCAAAGTTGTCTTTGATGATGGTTAATGATATTGCATTACAATCGAATGCTACGGAATTGGACTTAGTTGTGGTTAAATCTAAAATACCGACTGTAAAGGAAATTATACAAAACACGGCTAAAAAGTTTAAAAAAGAATTTAGACAAACTCCCTATCTTGGCGAATTTTACTATGCTGAATTGAAATATCAGAATGATGAATTTATTTCTGGTTTAGAAGGTAGTGGTGATATTTATTTTAATGAATTCGATCAAAAAACATACAATATTACAGCATATAAAGGAGGTGTTTACAATCTACTTTTTGATCAACTAAGAGAGAATAAAAACCACGATTGGAATTATGATGAAACTTGGGATTTTTCTAACCTCAATGAAAAAGAAAAACGACAATTAGAAAAAGGTGGCAACATTAAAGAAACAGAAGACTTTTATAGAAATAGCAACCTTATTCAATCTAAACTCTTATTGGGGTATAGTTGGAATATCATAAAAAATGGCCCACTATTTAATTATAATTCATTTGAGTATACATTGGAAGATCTATACTCACAAAAAGGTTCTTCAATATATGTGCTCTCTTATAAAAGTGTAAACCCAAAAATTCAAGGTACTGGGAAACTATATATACGTGAGAATTATGAAGTAGTAAAAATTGAAAGTAATGATTTCTTTATCCCTATAAGTAAAAACGATTTCTATTATATCTACCCTTATATTAGTAATAGGAAAAATTCTAAAGGTAACATACAATTTGCTTATAGAGATGACAGAAACTACATTCAAGATATAGATTATCAATTGGTTTATAATGATCCCAAAACCAAAACCACATATGAGGGGCATTTAGATATTGTCAATTTCAGCACAACGGAAGGATATTCTTTAAATGCAGGTAATACTTTTCGATTATCCGATAAAGTTGCCCTTTGGGTAGATATGGAATCCCCTTTTGCAGAATACAATGGTGCGTATTGGGAGTTTAGATCGATCGATAGCAATAAATACTCTGAACTAATCAATCAAAAGGAAATATCCTACACTAGTCTATACGATAAACGTGATTCTATTCGAGTGGAATATAATAATTACTTTAAAAGTAGAACTGAAGAACAACGTCAGAATGTGGCTATGAGCGATTTCATGAAGTATAAACAGACACGTGAATTACTAAAAAGAAGTACTTACAGTCAACAAAATCATAAGGATATAAAAAATGAATTAAAGGAAATTAGAACGACTTATTTTGATCCCTATTATTTTGATAAACAAAGGGAAGAAATCTCAGATAGTTTAAATTATCATTATACTTTCATGAAACAGATTGATGAAAGTACAAACATCCTTAATAACCTTGCTTATCATACTGACTATAAAGCCTCCAACCAATTATTACAAGCGGTATTCAACAACATGTCTGATACCTTATTTGCTTATAAAGACAAGTTGAACGAAGATTTCATCAATGAAAATAAAGGTAATATCATTGCCCTATGGATTGAGGCAAATACGATCTACGCAGAAAATTTTACAGATACGGTTAAAGTAAATAATCGAAACCACTTAATCTCAGTACTTAAACATTTCGATTTAAACGATCCGATGATTTATTCAAGTCCTGTGCTAGCTGAATATATTGCGGAGAGTATTCATACTCAGATAACAATAGTTGAAGATGATTTTACAAGTATAGAAAAAGGTCGTTTCAACCATCAAGCGAATACTAACTTGGAAAGATTTCAGGAAATCAATCAAAACGTTATTCAAAATGAGGAGTTGCAAGAAAAAGTATTGTTCGAGTACTTATCAAAATATCACTATTACAATGATACTTTGAGTAATGCTAAATTCAATCAATCCGTTGAAGTCTTTAAAAACACGTATCCCACATCCTCTCAAATTAAAGAATTAACCGGGCTGGCCAACAGAAGAAAAGGGTTCAAAGAAATAGAGTTCCCAAAAGATATCTCAGTAATTGATACTCATGGTAACGAATTTTCTAAACGTTTTGATGATGGCACTTATGTCATTAACCTATTTGTAAGTTGGTGTGGCTTCTGTAAAAAAGGGCTTCATGAAGATTTCCCTGCTATTATTGAAAAGCATAAAAACTCTAATATAAAATTTGTGTATTTATTCTGTGATCAATCTGATATAAAATGGAAAGAGGAGGTAAATAAACTACCGATTACCGAGCAAGTTCAATATTATAGGGTGACGGATCATAATATCTCTCAACTAAGAAATACGTTAAATGTACAAGGCTACCCCACTCAGTTTATTGTGAAAGATGGCGTTATTATTAAAAGAATAACTGGTTTAAAACCACTCATTTTGGAAAAAGAATTGAACAATTTGGTTCATTAA
- a CDS encoding ABC transporter substrate-binding protein, with protein sequence MKRLINVLLFLGALSTVLFSCESHTNKTSKETYQSFTATPLQVKYAKTFSLDYKDDYKVLHLINPFNDKKTSYVLLQKGQSLPTGFTQSQVIRIPISNMITTTTSQTTMMEELDALDAIRGYVDSTYMYSQAIVDRMADGKIITVGYDITDNAEKILMSNADLVMVVGNSSVTAQSFPVIRKAGIPILSNTDWQENDLLGRAEWVKLFGALLNKEKQADALFTSIELKYNDLVKLAKQSDSQPKVITGFPYKGMWSVPGGASYLAKALEQTHVSYPWSETDQTGSIQLDLEAVFAKGKDADYWVNAGTTDNLQQILNKDSRYGQFDAFKNRMVFNHNKRTRGGMASDYWATGNLHPEIVLADLIKIFHPDLLPDHELYFYQKLQ encoded by the coding sequence ATGAAACGTCTTATAAATGTACTCCTATTTTTAGGAGCATTATCCACAGTTTTATTTAGCTGTGAATCTCATACAAACAAAACTTCAAAGGAAACTTATCAGAGTTTTACTGCAACTCCTCTGCAAGTAAAATATGCTAAAACTTTCTCTCTTGACTATAAAGATGATTACAAAGTTTTACATCTAATCAATCCTTTCAACGACAAGAAGACCTCTTATGTATTATTGCAAAAGGGTCAATCATTGCCAACTGGTTTTACTCAAAGCCAAGTTATTCGCATTCCCATTTCAAACATGATCACTACCACTACATCACAAACTACGATGATGGAAGAGTTGGATGCATTAGATGCTATTAGAGGTTATGTCGATTCTACATATATGTACAGTCAAGCTATTGTTGATCGAATGGCTGATGGAAAAATTATTACAGTTGGTTATGACATTACTGATAATGCAGAAAAGATTCTTATGTCTAATGCAGACCTTGTAATGGTTGTGGGAAATTCTTCTGTAACTGCTCAATCTTTTCCTGTGATTAGAAAAGCAGGTATTCCAATTTTGTCGAACACTGATTGGCAAGAAAATGACTTATTAGGACGAGCTGAATGGGTGAAATTATTTGGAGCATTATTAAATAAAGAAAAGCAAGCTGATGCTTTATTTACAAGCATCGAATTAAAATATAACGATTTAGTAAAATTAGCGAAGCAATCGGATTCACAACCAAAAGTGATTACAGGTTTTCCTTATAAAGGAATGTGGTCTGTACCTGGAGGTGCTTCTTATTTGGCAAAAGCTTTAGAGCAAACACATGTTTCTTACCCTTGGAGTGAAACAGATCAGACTGGAAGTATACAACTAGATCTTGAAGCTGTTTTTGCAAAGGGTAAAGATGCTGATTATTGGGTAAATGCAGGAACAACAGACAACCTTCAACAGATTTTGAATAAAGATTCTCGTTATGGGCAATTCGATGCATTTAAAAATCGAATGGTCTTCAACCATAATAAACGAACAAGAGGTGGAATGGCTAGTGATTATTGGGCCACAGGAAACCTCCATCCTGAAATCGTTTTAGCAGACTTAATAAAGATATTTCATCCGGATTTGTTACCGGATCACGAACTCTATTTCTATCAGAAATTACAATAA